A window of Modestobacter versicolor contains these coding sequences:
- the atpD gene encoding F0F1 ATP synthase subunit beta: MTVTEDRPSTQETTGSGRVVRVTGPVVDVEFPRDAMPDLFNALKVDVTLADLGKTLTLEVAQHLGDNVVRTISMAPTDGLVRGAEVRDTGSAISVPVGEAVTGHVFNALGECLDTPGYGEDAPHWTIHRHAPKFDQLEGRTELLETGIKVIDLLTPYVKGGKIGLFGGAGVGKTVLIQEMIRRVAQEFGGVSVFAGVGERTREGNDLITEMTESGVINSTALVFGQMDEPPGTRLRVALSALTMAEYFRDEIQQDVLLFIDNIFRFTQAGSEVSTLLGRMPSAVGYQPTLADEMGELQERITSTRGRSITSLQAIYVPADDITDPAPHTTFAHLDATTVLSRPISEKGIYPAVDPLDSTSRILDAQYVGQEHYDTAREVQRILQRYQELQDIIAILGIDELGEEDKVTVNRARRIERFLSQNMFVAEAFTGQPGSYVPLSETLQAFKAVAAGEYDHVPEQAFFMCGGLEDLERNFDKLKKS; this comes from the coding sequence ATGACCGTCACCGAGGACCGTCCGAGCACCCAGGAGACCACCGGCAGCGGCCGGGTCGTCCGGGTCACCGGGCCGGTCGTCGACGTCGAGTTCCCCCGCGACGCGATGCCCGACCTGTTCAACGCCCTGAAGGTCGACGTCACCCTGGCCGACCTGGGCAAGACGCTGACCCTCGAGGTCGCCCAGCACCTGGGTGACAACGTGGTCCGCACCATCTCGATGGCCCCCACCGACGGCCTGGTCCGCGGTGCCGAGGTCCGGGACACCGGGTCGGCCATCTCCGTGCCCGTCGGCGAGGCCGTCACCGGGCACGTGTTCAACGCCCTCGGCGAGTGCCTGGACACCCCCGGCTACGGCGAGGACGCCCCGCACTGGACGATCCACCGGCACGCGCCGAAGTTCGACCAGCTCGAGGGCCGCACCGAGCTGCTCGAGACCGGCATCAAGGTCATCGACCTGCTGACCCCGTACGTCAAGGGCGGGAAGATCGGCCTGTTCGGTGGGGCCGGCGTGGGCAAGACCGTGCTGATCCAGGAGATGATCCGCCGCGTCGCGCAGGAGTTCGGTGGCGTCTCGGTGTTCGCCGGCGTCGGCGAGCGCACCCGCGAGGGCAACGACCTCATCACCGAGATGACCGAGTCCGGCGTCATCAACTCGACCGCGCTGGTCTTCGGCCAGATGGACGAGCCGCCGGGCACCCGGCTGCGCGTGGCGCTCTCGGCGCTGACGATGGCGGAGTACTTCCGCGACGAGATTCAGCAGGACGTGCTGCTGTTCATCGACAACATCTTCCGGTTCACCCAGGCCGGCTCGGAGGTCTCCACGCTGCTGGGCCGCATGCCCTCCGCCGTGGGGTACCAGCCGACCCTGGCCGACGAGATGGGCGAGCTGCAGGAGCGGATCACCTCCACCCGCGGCCGGTCGATCACCTCGCTGCAGGCGATCTACGTGCCCGCCGACGACATCACCGACCCGGCGCCGCACACCACCTTCGCCCACCTCGACGCGACGACGGTGCTCTCCCGGCCGATCTCGGAGAAGGGCATCTACCCGGCCGTCGACCCGCTGGACTCCACCAGCCGGATCCTCGACGCCCAGTACGTCGGGCAGGAGCACTACGACACCGCCCGCGAGGTGCAGCGGATCCTGCAGCGCTACCAGGAGCTGCAGGACATCATCGCCATCCTCGGCATCGACGAGCTCGGTGAAGAGGACAAGGTCACCGTCAACCGGGCCCGTCGCATCGAGCGGTTCCTGTCGCAGAACATGTTCGTGGCCGAGGCCTTCACCGGTCAGCCGGGCTCGTACGTGCCGCTCAGCGAGACGCTGCAGGCCTTCAAGGCCGTCGCGGCCGGCGAGTACGACCACGTGCCGGAGCAGGCGTTCTTCATGTGCGGTGGCCTCGAGGACCTCGAGCGCAACTTCGACAAGCTGAAGAAGAGCTAG
- a CDS encoding F0F1 ATP synthase subunit gamma: MAGSLRALRRRIRSTQSTKKIFSAQELIAGARIVRAQNRVEASKPYAREITRVLSALAGSASLDHPLLTERPDAKRAAVLIITSDRGFAGSYNVNVLRRTEELLGLLRNEGKEPVLYVVGRKGETYYRFRDREFADSWTGFSEQPGYEDAQAVGRTLIDAFTAGEDDEDGGAGADGILGVDELHIVYTEFRSLLSQVPVARRMAPLVVEEVDEFRDEADGAGRGGEAQRTSEVPTSYEFEPSAEALLDALLPKYVTTRIYAAMLEAAASESASRRRAMKSASDNAEELAKNLSRQANQARQAEITQEISEIVGGADALVSAGSND, encoded by the coding sequence GTGGCCGGCTCACTCCGCGCGCTGCGGCGCCGGATCCGCTCCACCCAGTCGACGAAGAAGATCTTCTCGGCCCAGGAGCTGATCGCCGGTGCCCGCATCGTGCGTGCCCAGAACCGGGTGGAGGCCTCCAAGCCCTACGCCCGGGAGATCACCCGGGTGCTGTCCGCGCTGGCCGGCTCGGCCAGCCTGGACCACCCGCTGCTCACCGAGCGCCCCGACGCCAAGCGGGCCGCGGTCCTGATCATCACCTCGGACCGCGGCTTCGCGGGCTCCTACAACGTCAACGTGCTGCGCCGCACCGAGGAGCTCCTCGGCCTGCTGCGCAACGAGGGCAAGGAGCCGGTGCTCTACGTGGTCGGCCGCAAGGGCGAGACGTATTACCGGTTCCGTGACCGCGAGTTCGCCGACTCCTGGACCGGCTTCTCCGAGCAGCCCGGCTACGAGGACGCGCAGGCGGTGGGCCGCACGCTCATCGACGCCTTCACCGCCGGTGAGGACGACGAGGACGGCGGCGCGGGTGCCGACGGCATCCTCGGCGTGGACGAGCTGCACATCGTCTACACCGAGTTCCGCTCGCTGCTCTCCCAGGTGCCCGTCGCCCGGCGGATGGCCCCGCTGGTCGTCGAGGAGGTCGACGAGTTCCGCGACGAGGCGGACGGGGCCGGGCGGGGCGGGGAGGCTCAGCGCACCAGCGAGGTGCCCACCTCCTACGAGTTCGAGCCGTCGGCCGAGGCGCTGCTGGACGCGCTGCTGCCGAAGTACGTCACCACCCGCATCTACGCGGCGATGCTCGAGGCGGCTGCCTCGGAGTCGGCCTCGCGGCGGCGGGCGATGAAGTCGGCGTCCGACAACGCCGAGGAGCTGGCGAAGAACCTGTCCCGGCAGGCCAACCAGGCCCGCCAGGCGGAGATCACCCAGGAGATCAGCGAGATCGTCGGCGGCGCCGACGCGCTGGTGTCCGCAGGCAGCAACGACTGA
- the atpA gene encoding F0F1 ATP synthase subunit alpha encodes MAELTISADEIRSAIQNYVTDYTPDVSREEVGVVTEAGDGIARVEGLPSVMTNELLEFEGGVRGLALNLDVREVGVVILGDFAGIEEGQTVRRTGEVLSVAVGDGYLGRVVDPLGNPIDGAGPIETTSRRALELQAPTVVQRQSVHEPMQTGIKAIDAMTPIGRGQRQLIIGDRQTGKSAIALDTIINQKQAWATGDPSQQVRCIYVAVGQKGSTIAATRAALEDAGAMEYTTIVAAPASEPAGFKYIAPYTGSAIGQHWMYEGKHVLIVFDDLSKQAEAYRAVSLLLRRPPGREAYPGDVFYLHSRLLERCAKLSDELGAGSMTGLPLIETKGNDVSAYIPTNVISITDGQIFLETGLFNSGVRPAINVGVSVSRVGGSAQIKAMKSVAGRLRLDLAQFRELEAFASFSSDLDASSRATLDRGQRLVELLKQGQYSPFPVEREVVSLWLGTTGKLDRVPVPDVRRFESEFLEFIGRGDNPIFDTIRESKKLDDDTVGSLERAVETFYGQFTTSDGESLQVRDEAVEAMDAKDRGQETVQVKRSA; translated from the coding sequence ATGGCCGAGCTGACGATCTCCGCGGACGAGATCCGCAGTGCCATCCAGAACTACGTCACCGACTACACCCCGGACGTCTCCCGTGAGGAGGTCGGTGTCGTCACCGAGGCCGGCGACGGCATCGCCCGGGTCGAGGGCCTGCCCTCGGTCATGACCAACGAGCTCCTCGAGTTCGAGGGTGGCGTGCGCGGCCTGGCGCTGAACCTCGACGTGCGCGAGGTCGGCGTGGTCATCCTGGGCGACTTCGCCGGGATCGAGGAGGGCCAGACGGTCCGCCGCACCGGTGAGGTCCTCTCGGTCGCCGTCGGCGACGGGTACCTCGGCCGGGTCGTCGACCCGCTGGGCAACCCGATCGACGGCGCAGGCCCGATCGAGACCACCAGCCGCCGCGCCCTCGAGCTGCAGGCGCCCACCGTGGTGCAGCGCCAGTCGGTGCACGAGCCGATGCAGACCGGCATCAAGGCGATCGACGCCATGACCCCGATCGGTCGCGGTCAGCGCCAGCTGATCATCGGCGACCGGCAGACCGGCAAGTCGGCCATCGCGCTGGACACGATCATCAACCAGAAGCAGGCCTGGGCGACGGGCGACCCGTCCCAGCAGGTGCGCTGCATATACGTGGCGGTGGGCCAGAAGGGCTCCACCATCGCCGCCACCCGGGCCGCCCTCGAGGACGCCGGCGCGATGGAGTACACGACCATCGTCGCCGCCCCGGCCTCCGAACCGGCCGGCTTCAAGTACATCGCCCCCTACACCGGCTCGGCCATCGGCCAGCACTGGATGTACGAGGGCAAGCACGTCCTCATCGTCTTCGACGACCTGTCCAAGCAGGCCGAGGCCTACCGCGCCGTCTCCCTGCTGCTGCGCCGCCCGCCGGGCCGCGAGGCCTACCCGGGCGACGTCTTCTACTTGCACTCCCGCCTGCTGGAGCGCTGCGCGAAGCTCTCCGACGAGCTGGGCGCGGGCTCGATGACCGGTCTGCCGCTCATCGAGACCAAGGGCAACGACGTCTCGGCCTACATCCCGACCAACGTCATCTCGATCACCGACGGGCAGATCTTCCTCGAGACCGGTCTGTTCAACTCCGGTGTCCGCCCGGCGATCAACGTCGGCGTCTCGGTGTCCCGGGTCGGTGGCTCGGCGCAGATCAAGGCGATGAAGTCCGTCGCCGGCCGGCTCCGCCTGGACCTGGCCCAGTTCCGCGAGCTCGAGGCCTTCGCCTCCTTCTCCTCGGACCTGGACGCCTCCAGCCGGGCCACCCTGGACCGCGGCCAGCGCCTGGTCGAGCTGCTCAAGCAGGGCCAGTACTCGCCGTTCCCGGTCGAGCGCGAGGTCGTCTCGCTGTGGCTGGGCACCACCGGCAAGCTGGACCGGGTCCCGGTCCCCGACGTGCGTCGCTTCGAGTCCGAGTTCCTCGAGTTCATCGGCCGCGGCGACAACCCGATCTTCGACACCATCCGCGAGTCGAAGAAGCTGGACGACGACACGGTGGGCAGCCTGGAGCGGGCCGTCGAGACCTTCTACGGCCAGTTCACCACCTCCGACGGCGAGTCCCTGCAGGTCAGGGACGAGGCCGTCGAGGCGATGGACGCCAAGGACCGTGGCCAGGAGACCGTCCAGGTCAAGCGGAGCGCCTGA
- a CDS encoding F0F1 ATP synthase subunit delta has translation MHASSRAAMEASREALQAQTSGARSRNRGEALLTLADELFSVAHVLDGTLSLRRALSDASVRPDDRAGLVRRLLSAKVGENTLQVLEAVARQRWSRPLDLVEATETLATEAALDAADARGELDSVEDELFRFSRIVAGDDDLARILGNRSAPREGKAALLDRLLTGKVSPVTERLVRNSLTSSHVHSAENEIERLSTAAARRRGQAVAHVVSAVPLTATQEQRLVATLERLYGRTMGLQVQVDPSVLGGLVIRVDDEVIDGSIAHRLEAAGRRLAG, from the coding sequence ATGCACGCCTCCAGCCGGGCCGCGATGGAGGCATCGCGGGAAGCGCTCCAGGCGCAGACCTCCGGTGCCCGCAGCCGCAACCGCGGCGAGGCGCTGCTGACCCTGGCCGACGAGCTGTTCTCCGTGGCGCACGTGCTCGACGGCACGCTCTCGCTGCGCCGGGCGCTCTCGGACGCCTCGGTCCGCCCCGACGACCGTGCCGGGCTGGTCCGCCGGCTGCTGTCGGCCAAGGTCGGCGAGAACACCCTGCAGGTGCTCGAGGCGGTGGCCCGGCAGCGCTGGTCGCGGCCGCTGGACCTGGTCGAGGCGACCGAGACGCTGGCCACCGAGGCAGCCCTCGACGCCGCCGACGCGCGCGGTGAGCTCGACAGCGTCGAGGACGAGCTCTTCCGGTTCAGCCGCATCGTGGCCGGCGACGACGACCTCGCGCGGATCCTGGGCAACCGGTCGGCGCCGCGCGAGGGCAAGGCCGCGCTGCTCGACCGGCTGCTGACCGGCAAGGTCAGCCCGGTCACCGAGCGGCTGGTCCGGAACTCGCTGACCAGCTCGCACGTGCACAGCGCGGAGAACGAGATCGAGCGGCTGTCCACCGCGGCGGCCCGCCGGCGCGGTCAGGCGGTGGCCCACGTGGTCAGCGCGGTCCCGCTCACCGCCACGCAGGAGCAGCGTCTGGTCGCCACGCTCGAGCGCCTCTACGGGCGGACCATGGGCCTGCAGGTCCAGGTCGACCCGTCGGTGCTCGGCGGTCTGGTGATCCGCGTCGACGACGAGGTCATCGACGGCAGCATCGCCCACCGGCTCGAGGCCGCCGGCCGGCGGCTGGCCGGCTGA
- a CDS encoding F0F1 ATP synthase subunit B: MDILAAESANPLLPPVAEIIVGLITFGILLAVLVKFVFPQMEKTFVARREAIEGGIERAEAMQAEAKAALEQYRAQLAEARTEAAQIRDAARAEGQQIIEELRAQAQEESARIVARGEEQLNASRQQVVTELRGQIGTLAVDLAGRVVGESLADDARRSGTVDRFLDSLDGMTATTGDGGSSAYVPQDVR; this comes from the coding sequence ATGGACATCCTGGCCGCGGAGAGCGCCAATCCGCTCCTGCCACCCGTCGCCGAGATCATCGTCGGTCTGATCACCTTCGGGATCCTGCTGGCGGTGCTGGTCAAGTTCGTCTTCCCGCAGATGGAGAAGACGTTCGTGGCCCGCCGCGAGGCGATCGAGGGCGGCATCGAGCGAGCCGAGGCCATGCAGGCCGAGGCCAAGGCCGCCCTGGAGCAGTACCGCGCGCAGCTCGCCGAGGCGCGCACCGAGGCGGCGCAGATCCGTGACGCCGCGCGCGCCGAGGGGCAGCAGATCATCGAGGAGCTCCGCGCCCAGGCGCAGGAGGAGTCGGCCCGCATCGTCGCCCGTGGCGAGGAGCAGCTGAACGCCTCGCGCCAGCAGGTGGTCACCGAGCTGCGCGGCCAGATCGGCACGCTCGCGGTCGACCTGGCCGGGCGCGTGGTCGGTGAGTCGCTGGCCGACGACGCGCGCCGCAGCGGCACCGTCGACCGGTTCCTCGACTCCCTCGACGGCATGACCGCCACCACCGGTGACGGTGGCAGCTCGGCGTACGTCCCGCAGGACGTCCGCTGA
- the atpE gene encoding ATP synthase F0 subunit C, whose protein sequence is MIEVLAELEGNIGTVGYGLAAIGPGIGVGVVWAAYIQATARQPESAGLTRTYAFLGAALSEALALIGLVVPFIY, encoded by the coding sequence ATGATCGAGGTTCTCGCAGAGCTCGAGGGCAACATCGGCACCGTCGGTTACGGCCTCGCCGCGATCGGCCCCGGCATCGGTGTCGGTGTCGTGTGGGCGGCCTACATCCAGGCCACCGCGCGTCAGCCCGAGTCGGCCGGCCTGACCCGGACCTACGCCTTCCTGGGTGCCGCCCTCTCCGAGGCGCTCGCGCTCATCGGCCTGGTCGTCCCCTTCATCTACTGA
- the atpB gene encoding F0F1 ATP synthase subunit A, producing the protein MTSGALALSDVLAANGEGFEAPTIEEFYPEPIASFSLLGLDFEITRITLIMWIATLAIGALLVAAVRKPTIVPGRMQWLAESGYSVVRDGIARDVIGPKGLPFAPFLASLFFFILANNAMSIIPFAQISPNSKFAIPLVLALICWVLYNWIGIREQGAAKYFKDAAIPPGVPKLALILVTPIELLQVFVIRPFTLAVRLFANMFAGHMLLAVFALGTSYLLFVGNFSVIFAPFSFLMALLMTFFELLVIVLQAYVFTVLMATYLNGAVEPAH; encoded by the coding sequence GTGACCTCAGGCGCCCTCGCGCTCAGCGACGTGCTCGCGGCCAACGGCGAGGGGTTCGAAGCCCCGACGATCGAGGAGTTCTACCCCGAGCCGATCGCGTCGTTCTCGCTGCTGGGCCTCGACTTCGAGATCACCCGCATCACGCTGATCATGTGGATCGCGACCCTCGCGATCGGGGCTCTCCTCGTCGCGGCGGTCCGCAAGCCGACCATCGTGCCCGGCCGCATGCAGTGGCTGGCGGAGAGCGGCTACTCGGTGGTCCGCGACGGCATCGCCCGCGACGTCATCGGCCCCAAGGGCCTGCCGTTCGCGCCGTTCCTCGCGTCGCTGTTCTTCTTCATCCTCGCGAACAACGCGATGAGCATCATCCCGTTCGCGCAGATCTCCCCGAACTCGAAGTTCGCGATCCCGCTGGTCCTCGCCCTCATCTGCTGGGTGCTCTACAACTGGATCGGCATCCGCGAGCAGGGTGCGGCCAAGTACTTCAAGGACGCCGCGATCCCGCCGGGTGTGCCCAAGCTGGCGCTGATCCTGGTCACGCCGATCGAGCTGCTCCAGGTCTTCGTGATCCGGCCCTTCACCCTCGCCGTCCGGCTCTTCGCGAACATGTTCGCCGGCCACATGCTGCTGGCGGTGTTCGCGCTCGGCACGTCCTACCTGCTCTTCGTGGGCAACTTCTCGGTCATCTTCGCGCCGTTCTCGTTCCTCATGGCCCTGCTCATGACGTTCTTCGAGCTGCTGGTGATCGTCCTGCAGGCCTACGTCTTCACCGTGCTGATGGCGACCTACCTGAACGGCGCCGTCGAGCCCGCACACTGA
- a CDS encoding glycosyltransferase family 4 protein gives MREYAVVLLAAAMVTFLATPVVRVAAVRFRVMAAVRDRDVHVIPTPRGGGVAMYLGVAAGVLVASQLPSLQRSFEFSTQTIAVLVAGGLICLLGVLDDRFGLDALTKLTGQIAAAGVMVLLGVQLAFLFLPVADIGTLSLGSDVGVPATILLTVLTVNALNFIDGLDGLAAGVSAIAALAFFAYSYHLGLVGYDDVASAPALITAVLAGACLGFLPHNFSPARIFMGDSGSMLVGLMLSAAAVSATGQTDSQTLGSAASLLPLTLPLLVPVAVLFIPFIDLVMAIVRRSLRGQSPFAPDKMHLHHRLLSIGHSHRRAVLIMYFWAALLSFGAVALSITGGTVEVLVIIGALLVVGVVVVLSPRARRAAIAARQAELAALKERSRAAHPASRVTRGRPGGPTAPVGGPQPPGPVPTSRTAGVRR, from the coding sequence ATGCGCGAGTACGCCGTCGTCCTCCTCGCCGCCGCGATGGTCACGTTCCTGGCCACCCCGGTGGTGCGGGTCGCGGCGGTCCGCTTCCGGGTGATGGCGGCGGTCCGGGACCGCGACGTGCACGTCATCCCCACCCCCCGGGGCGGGGGCGTGGCGATGTACCTCGGGGTCGCGGCCGGGGTGCTGGTCGCCTCCCAGCTGCCCTCGCTGCAGCGGAGCTTCGAGTTCAGCACCCAGACCATCGCGGTGCTGGTCGCCGGTGGGCTGATCTGCCTGCTCGGCGTCCTGGACGACCGGTTCGGCCTCGACGCGCTCACCAAGCTCACCGGGCAGATCGCGGCAGCCGGGGTGATGGTGCTGCTCGGCGTCCAGCTGGCGTTCCTGTTCCTGCCGGTCGCCGACATCGGCACGCTGTCGCTGGGCTCGGACGTCGGGGTGCCGGCGACCATCCTGCTGACCGTCCTCACCGTGAACGCGCTGAACTTCATCGACGGCCTCGACGGGCTGGCGGCCGGGGTGTCAGCGATCGCCGCGCTGGCCTTCTTCGCCTACAGCTACCACCTCGGGCTGGTCGGCTACGACGACGTCGCCAGCGCCCCCGCGCTGATCACCGCCGTGCTGGCCGGTGCGTGCCTGGGCTTCCTGCCGCACAACTTCAGCCCGGCGCGGATCTTCATGGGCGACTCGGGCTCGATGCTGGTCGGGCTGATGCTGTCGGCGGCCGCGGTCTCGGCCACCGGGCAGACCGACTCGCAGACCCTCGGCTCCGCGGCCAGCCTGCTGCCGCTGACCCTGCCGCTGCTGGTGCCGGTCGCGGTGCTCTTCATCCCCTTCATCGACCTGGTGATGGCGATCGTCCGGCGCAGCCTGCGCGGGCAGTCGCCGTTCGCGCCGGACAAGATGCACCTGCACCACCGGCTGCTGTCGATCGGGCACTCCCACCGCCGGGCGGTGCTGATCATGTACTTCTGGGCGGCGCTGCTGAGCTTCGGCGCGGTCGCGCTGTCGATCACCGGGGGCACGGTGGAGGTGCTGGTCATCATCGGGGCCCTGCTGGTCGTCGGTGTCGTGGTCGTGCTCAGCCCGCGGGCCCGCCGCGCCGCGATCGCGGCCCGGCAGGCCGAGCTGGCGGCGCTCAAGGAGCGCAGCCGGGCCGCGCACCCGGCCAGCCGGGTGACCCGGGGCCGCCCGGGTGGCCCGACCGCGCCGGTGGGTGGCCCGCAGCCCCCGGGGCCGGTGCCGACCAGCCGGACGGCGGGGGTGCGGCGATGA
- the glyA gene encoding serine hydroxymethyltransferase, with protein MSTPATTPYWGPDFDALAAFDPEISGVVVDELDRLRNGLQLIASENFTSPAVLAALGSTLSNKYAEGYPGRRYYGGCEVVDRAEELGISRAKELFGAEHANLQPHSGASANLAAYGAFLQPGDTLMGMALPHGGHLTHGTAVSFSGKWFNAVQYGVDPATEHIDYDQVRDLAREHRPKLIVAGGSAIPRLIDFAAFREIADEVGAIFMVDAAHFIGLVAGKAIPSPVPYADVVTFTTHKVLRGPRGGAIVCRAEHAKAIDKSAFPMMQGGPLMHAIAAKAVNLKECLQPEYQAYARQVVTNAQALTEGLAAEGLRPVAGGTDTHLALLDLREVTDTAGELVTGKVAEARCDAAGIVLNKNAIPFDPQPASVASGIRVGSPSVTTQGMVETDMKEIASLIGTAIRDADGSRTAEVAAGVRELVGAHPAYPEPTRTA; from the coding sequence ATGAGCACCCCCGCCACGACCCCCTACTGGGGGCCCGACTTCGACGCCCTGGCGGCCTTCGACCCGGAGATCTCCGGCGTGGTCGTCGACGAGCTGGACCGCCTCCGCAACGGGCTGCAGCTGATCGCGAGCGAGAACTTCACCAGCCCCGCGGTGCTGGCCGCGCTGGGCAGCACGCTGTCGAACAAGTACGCCGAGGGCTACCCGGGCCGCCGCTACTACGGCGGCTGCGAGGTCGTCGACCGGGCCGAGGAGCTGGGCATCTCCCGGGCCAAGGAGCTGTTCGGCGCCGAGCACGCCAACCTGCAGCCGCACTCCGGCGCGAGCGCCAACCTGGCCGCCTACGGCGCCTTCCTCCAGCCCGGGGACACCCTGATGGGCATGGCGCTGCCGCACGGCGGGCACCTGACCCACGGCACCGCGGTCTCCTTCTCCGGCAAGTGGTTCAACGCGGTGCAGTACGGCGTCGACCCGGCCACCGAGCACATCGACTACGACCAGGTGCGCGACCTGGCGCGCGAGCACCGCCCCAAGCTCATCGTCGCCGGTGGCTCGGCGATCCCGCGGCTCATCGACTTCGCCGCCTTCCGGGAGATCGCCGACGAGGTCGGCGCGATCTTCATGGTCGACGCGGCGCACTTCATCGGCCTGGTGGCCGGCAAGGCGATCCCCTCGCCGGTCCCGTACGCCGACGTCGTCACCTTCACCACGCACAAGGTGCTGCGCGGTCCGCGCGGCGGCGCCATCGTCTGCCGGGCCGAGCACGCCAAGGCGATCGACAAGTCGGCCTTCCCGATGATGCAGGGCGGCCCGCTCATGCACGCCATCGCGGCCAAGGCGGTGAACCTCAAGGAGTGCCTGCAGCCGGAGTACCAGGCCTACGCCCGGCAGGTGGTCACCAACGCCCAGGCGCTCACCGAGGGCCTGGCCGCCGAGGGGCTGCGGCCGGTCGCCGGCGGCACCGACACCCACCTGGCGCTGCTGGACCTGCGCGAGGTCACCGACACCGCCGGCGAGCTCGTCACCGGCAAGGTCGCCGAGGCCCGCTGCGACGCGGCCGGCATCGTGCTGAACAAGAACGCCATCCCCTTCGACCCGCAGCCGGCGTCGGTCGCCTCGGGCATCCGGGTCGGCAGCCCCTCGGTCACCACCCAGGGCATGGTCGAGACCGACATGAAGGAGATCGCCTCGCTCATCGGGACGGCCATCCGGGACGCCGACGGCTCCCGGACGGCCGAGGTCGCCGCCGGCGTCCGCGAGCTGGTCGGGGCCCATCCGGCCTACCCCGAGCCGACGCGCACCGCCTGA
- a CDS encoding L-threonylcarbamoyladenylate synthase, which produces MADVFDCSDPDQREAGLIAATSALARGELVLLPTDTVYGVAADAFTPAAVTSLLAAKNRGRSMPVPVLIGEASTLAGLVVTIPPVAHQLAEAFWPGGLTLVVEHAPSLAWDLGEAEGTVAVRLPDDDVARDLLRRTGPLAVSSANRSGRPAATTAAEAGYQLGEHAAVVLDGGPRTGSAASTIVDCTAPTPRVLRFGAIDVDRLREVVPGITD; this is translated from the coding sequence GTGGCCGACGTCTTCGACTGCAGCGACCCCGACCAGCGCGAGGCCGGGCTCATCGCCGCGACCTCCGCGCTCGCCCGCGGTGAGCTGGTCCTCCTGCCCACCGACACCGTCTACGGAGTGGCCGCCGACGCGTTCACCCCCGCCGCCGTCACCAGCCTGCTGGCCGCCAAGAACCGGGGCCGCAGCATGCCGGTGCCGGTGCTGATCGGCGAGGCCTCCACGCTGGCCGGGCTGGTGGTCACCATCCCGCCGGTGGCCCACCAGCTCGCCGAGGCGTTCTGGCCCGGTGGTCTCACCCTCGTCGTCGAGCACGCGCCCTCGCTGGCCTGGGACCTGGGGGAGGCCGAGGGGACCGTCGCCGTCCGGCTGCCCGACGACGACGTCGCCCGCGACCTGCTGCGGCGCACCGGCCCGCTGGCCGTCTCCAGCGCCAACCGCTCCGGCCGCCCGGCGGCGACCACGGCGGCCGAGGCGGGGTACCAGCTGGGGGAGCACGCCGCCGTGGTGCTCGACGGCGGCCCGCGCACCGGCTCGGCGGCGAGCACGATCGTCGACTGCACCGCCCCCACCCCGCGGGTGCTGCGGTTCGGTGCGATCGACGTCGACCGGCTCCGCGAGGTCGTCCCCGGCATCACCGACTGA
- a CDS encoding endo alpha-1,4 polygalactosaminidase has translation MAVLLVVLPGCAADPAAPAGPGLGPLPAGAVVDYQLGGAYPPADGVAGVVRDRTDSPAADLWSACYVNAFQTQPGARWPEDLLLHDASGARVEDPDWPGEFLLDVSTAERREAVLAVVGPWFDGCADAGFDAVEPDNLDSWTRSEGLLTADDAAATARLLVARAHDAGLDVAQKNAPELTGEDLGFDYAVAEDCQLFEECTAYTDAYGGAVLEVEYTDEGFEEACRLRGSTVSVVRRDLGVARPDDPGYVAAWCPER, from the coding sequence GTGGCGGTGCTCCTCGTCGTGCTGCCCGGCTGCGCCGCCGACCCCGCCGCGCCGGCTGGTCCGGGCCTCGGGCCGCTGCCCGCCGGTGCGGTGGTCGACTACCAGCTGGGCGGGGCGTACCCACCGGCCGACGGGGTCGCCGGGGTGGTCCGCGACCGCACGGACTCCCCCGCCGCGGACCTGTGGTCGGCCTGCTACGTCAACGCCTTCCAGACCCAGCCCGGTGCCCGGTGGCCCGAGGACCTGCTGCTGCACGACGCCTCCGGGGCGCGGGTGGAGGACCCGGACTGGCCGGGTGAGTTCCTGCTCGACGTCTCCACGGCGGAGCGGCGGGAGGCGGTGCTGGCCGTCGTCGGCCCCTGGTTCGACGGCTGCGCCGACGCCGGCTTCGACGCCGTCGAGCCGGACAACCTGGACAGCTGGACCCGGTCGGAGGGGCTGCTCACCGCCGACGACGCCGCCGCGACGGCGCGGCTGCTGGTGGCCCGGGCGCACGACGCGGGGCTCGACGTCGCGCAGAAGAACGCCCCGGAGCTGACCGGCGAGGACCTCGGCTTCGACTACGCGGTCGCGGAGGACTGCCAGCTGTTCGAGGAGTGCACCGCCTACACCGACGCCTACGGCGGCGCGGTGCTCGAGGTGGAGTACACCGACGAGGGGTTCGAGGAGGCGTGCCGGCTGCGCGGGAGCACGGTGAGCGTGGTGCGGCGGGACCTCGGGGTGGCCCGGCCCGACGACCCGGGCTACGTCGCGGCCTGGTGCCCCGAGCGCTGA